ACCTGTATGATCCTGTTCTGGATAAACTTTTACGGCAACAGGCCGATGAATTGCGGGAAGATATTGCCCTGCTTGAAGGTGCCATGGATCCGTTTGACCACCCGCATTTTTTGACAGGAAGTCAAACTCCGGTTTTTTTCGGAAGTGCGATTAATAATTTCGGGGTTAAGGAGATGCTGGACGCATTGGTGGAACTGGCTCCCCAGCCAGACATCAGACCGGCTGTTTCCCGTAAAGTTTCACCATACGAAAAACAGTTTTCCGGCTTTGCTTTTAAGATACAGGCAAATATGAATCCGGCCCACAGGGACAGGATTGCGTTTGTCAGGATCTGTTCAGGAAAATTTACCAGAGGAATGAAAGTTGTCCACCACAGAATTGGAAAAGAGGTCGCCTTGGCCAATGCAACCATCTTCATGGCACAGAACAGGAAAAATGTAGACCAGGCATTTCCGGGAGATATTATCGGTATCCATAACCACGGTACCATAAAAATCGGCGATACTTTTACCGAAAAAGAACCTTTGAAATTCAGCGGAATTCCTCATTTTGCACCTGAGCATTTCAGACGCGTCCACTTGAAGAACCCGTTAAAGAGCAAGCAACTTCAAAAAGGATTGATCCAGCTCGCAGAAGAGGGGGCTGTCCAGGTTTTCCGGCCTGTCACCGGCAGAGATTATATTCTGGGGGCGGTCGGTGTGCTTCAGTTTGAGGTAACCATGGCACGCCTCAAGGCGGAATATGGCGTGGATGCCGTATATGAACCGGTGAATTTTAAGGTGGCCCGCTGGGTCGGGTGTGATGATGGGAAAAAAATGGCTGAATTTGAAAAACAGAATATCAGCCACATGGCAAGAGATGCTGAAGGATCTCTCTCCTTTCTGACCACCAGTGAATGGCAGCTGGATTATTGTATAAAAGA
This genomic window from Thermodesulfobacteriota bacterium contains:
- a CDS encoding peptide chain release factor 3; amino-acid sequence: MNDFNQKEINRRRTFGIISHPDAGKTTLTEKFLLFGGAIQQAGAVKARKAARHATSDWMSIEKERGISVTTSVMKFNYREFEINLLDTPGHQDFSEDTYRVLTAVDSALMVIDSAKGVEPQTEKLMEVCRMRNTPIITFINKLDREGMAPLDILDDIENKLQIECTPLSWPIGMGKRFKGVYNLFHRQLHIFQPGRETSGQDGIVINDLYDPVLDKLLRQQADELREDIALLEGAMDPFDHPHFLTGSQTPVFFGSAINNFGVKEMLDALVELAPQPDIRPAVSRKVSPYEKQFSGFAFKIQANMNPAHRDRIAFVRICSGKFTRGMKVVHHRIGKEVALANATIFMAQNRKNVDQAFPGDIIGIHNHGTIKIGDTFTEKEPLKFSGIPHFAPEHFRRVHLKNPLKSKQLQKGLIQLAEEGAVQVFRPVTGRDYILGAVGVLQFEVTMARLKAEYGVDAVYEPVNFKVARWVGCDDGKKMAEFEKQNISHMARDAEGSLSFLTTSEWQLDYCIKEWPEIKFFKTREIN